One window of Catharus ustulatus isolate bCatUst1 chromosome 3, bCatUst1.pri.v2, whole genome shotgun sequence genomic DNA carries:
- the CMTR1 gene encoding cap-specific mRNA (nucleoside-2'-O-)-methyltransferase 1 isoform X2 produces the protein MKRRTEPEFSSPQKKQKKRVEDMGLTLSSTSDDENQFSNHTTQESSSSTSGSDSESDEKRPVFSNEFKQDSLVEGTSSRYSMYNSVSQKLMAKMGFREGEGLGKYGQGRKDIVEASNQKGRRGFGLTLKGFDGELNIDWQDEPEPSAYEKVDWCPECTTEIPDAQELKEWMTVGKRKLVIEDETEFCNEELLHNVLQCKSVFDELDGEEMRRARTRSNPYEMIRGAFFLNRAAMKMANMDHVFDYMFTNPKDCHGVPLIKEYDAELLYFADVCAGPGGFSEYVLWRRKWHAKGFGMTLKGPNDFKLEDFYSASSELFEPYYGEGGIDGDGDITRSENITAFQNFVLDNTDHKGVHFLMADGGFSVEGQENLQEILSKQLMLCQFLTALSIVRTGGHFVCKTFDLFTPFSVGLVYLLYCCFERICIFKPVTSRPANSERYVVCKGLKSGIEDVRSYLFTVNIRLNQLRNSDVDVNLIVPLKVIKDNQDFYNYIVQSNENHCKVQIKALAKIRAFVQDTTLVEPRQAEIRKECLQLWGIPDQARVAPSSSDPKSKFFELIQGTDIDTFSYKPTLLNSSTLEKIRQVLDFRCMVSGSEQKFLLGLGKSQIYTWGGRQSDRWTKLDLKTELPRDTLLSVEIVHELKGEGKAQRKISAIHILDALVLNGNDVRTQHFNQRIRLAEKFVKAVSKPSRPDMNPIRVKEVYRLEEMDKIFVRLEMKVIKSSGGMPRLSYTGRDDRHFVPTGLYIVRTMNDPWTMAYSKNFKKKFFFNKMTNVATYNLLPEAIAPFHICHYSRLFWEWGEGVKVHDSQKRQDPEKLSKETVLSFIQAHYP, from the exons ATGAAGAGAAGGACAGAACCTGAATTTAGCAGcccccaaaaaaagcagaagaaaagggtGGAAGACATGGGATTAACCCTCAGTTCTACTTCAGATGATGAAAATCAATTTAGTAATCATACTACTCAAG agtCTTCCAGTAGCACCAGTGGGTCTGACAGTGAGAGCGATGAAAAAAGACCAGTCTTCAGCAATGAGTTCAAACAAGACTCCCTTGTGGAGGGTACTTCATCTCGCTATTCGATGTATAACAGTGTCTCCCAAAAGCTTATG GCCAAGATGGGCTTCCGGGAAGGAGAAGGTCTGGGAAAATATGGCCAAGGCAGGAAGGATATTGTTGAGGCCTCCAAccagaagggaaggagaggctTTGGTCTGACCCTCAAAGGGTTTGATGGGGAGCTCAATATTGATTGGCAGGATGAGCCAGAG CCTAGTGCCTACGAAAAGGTGGACTGGTGCCCTGAGTGTACCACGGAGATCCCAGATGCCCAGGAGCTGAAGGAGTGGATGACTGTGGGGAAG AGGAAGCTGGTAATTGAAGATGAAACCGAGTTCTGTAATGAAGAACTTTTACATAATGTCCTGCAGTGCAAG AGTGTATTTGATGAGCTGGATGGAGAAGAAATGCGTCGAGCCCGAACAAGGTCTAACCCCTATGAGATGATCCGTGGAGCTTTCTTTCTGAACAG GGCTGCAATGAAGATGGCAAATATGGACCATGTCTTTGACTACATGTTCACAAACCCTAAGGACTGCCATGGG GTGCCTTTGATAAAGGAGTATGATGCAGAGCTGCTCTACTTTGCTGATGTGTGTGCTGGTCCCGGAGGCTTCTCTGAATATGTCTTGTGGAGGCGGAAGTGGCATGCGAAAGGATTTGGCATGACCTTGAAAGGACCAAATGATTTTAAACTGGAGGACTTCTATTCTGCTTCCAGTGAGCTCTTTGAACCTTACTATG gcGAGGGTGGGATTGATGGAGACGGAGACATCACTCGATCAGAGAACATTACTGCTTTCCAGAATTTTGTTTTGGACAATACTGATCACAAGGGAGTGCATTTCTTAATGGCAGATGGG GGTTTCTCAGTGGAGGGTCAAGAGAATCTGCAAGAGATCCTAAGCAAACAACTCATGCTTTGCCAGTTCCTTACAGCGCTGTCCATTGTCCGGACAG gaggaCATTTTGTCTGCAAAACCTTTGACCTGTTTACTCCATTCAGTGTGGGTCTTGTTTATCTGCTGTATTGCTGCTTTGAGAGAATTTGCATCTTTAAACCTGTGACAAGCCGCCCTGCTAACTCGGAGAG gtACGTGGTGTGCAAAGGCCTGAAGTCAGGGATTGAAGATGTGCGGAGTTACCTCTTCACAGTGAACATCAGACTCAACCAACTGCGCAATTCTGACGTGGATGTGAATCTTATTGTTCCACTGAAAGTGATCAAAGACAACCAGGATTTCTACAATTACATTGTCCAATCCAATGAGAA cCACTGCAAAGTTCAGATAAAGGCACTAGCCAAAATTCGTGCCTTTGTTCAGGACAC AACGCTGGTTGAGCCAAGGCAGGCTGAAATCCGCAAGGAGTGTCTCCAACTATGGGGG aTTCCTGATCAGGCTCGTGTTGCTCCTTCATCTTCAGATCCCAAGTCCAAGTTCTTTGAGCTGATTCAG GGCACAGACATTGATACCTTCAGTTACAAACCCACTCTTCTGAATTCCAGCACCCTGGAGAAAATTCGCCAAGTGTTAGATTTCCGGTGTATGGTGTCTGGAAGTGAGCAGAAGTTCCTCTTGGGGTTAGGG AAATCACAGATCTACACTTGGGGTGGTCGCCAGTCAGACCGCTGGACAAAGCTGGATTTGAAAACTGAGCTGCCACGAGATACTCTTCTCTCTGTGGAGATTGTTCATGAGCTGAAAGGAGAG GGGAAAGCCCAGCGAAAAATCAGTGCCATCCACATCCTTGATGCCTTGGTGCTGAATGGCAATGATGTTCGAACCCAGCATTTCAACCAGAG GATTCGGCTGGCGGAGAAGTTTGTCAAAGCTGTTTCGAAACCCAGCCGGCCAGACATGAACCCCATCCG AGTGAAGGAAGTATACAGATTGGAAGAAATGGACAAGATCTTTGTGAG GTTAGAGATGAAAGTCATCAAGAGTTCAGGGGGAATGCCCCGGCTGTCCTACACTGGCCGAGATGACCGGCACTTTGTGCCCACAGGACTCTACATCGTACGGACTATGAATG ATCCCTGGACAATGGCATACAGCAAAAACttcaagaagaaattcttcttcaaCAAAATGACCAATGTAGCAACATACAACCTCCTTCCTGAAGCCATTGCACCCTTTCA
- the CMTR1 gene encoding cap-specific mRNA (nucleoside-2'-O-)-methyltransferase 1 isoform X1 — MFAKCDILFSFQANMKRRTEPEFSSPQKKQKKRVEDMGLTLSSTSDDENQFSNHTTQESSSSTSGSDSESDEKRPVFSNEFKQDSLVEGTSSRYSMYNSVSQKLMAKMGFREGEGLGKYGQGRKDIVEASNQKGRRGFGLTLKGFDGELNIDWQDEPEPSAYEKVDWCPECTTEIPDAQELKEWMTVGKRKLVIEDETEFCNEELLHNVLQCKSVFDELDGEEMRRARTRSNPYEMIRGAFFLNRAAMKMANMDHVFDYMFTNPKDCHGVPLIKEYDAELLYFADVCAGPGGFSEYVLWRRKWHAKGFGMTLKGPNDFKLEDFYSASSELFEPYYGEGGIDGDGDITRSENITAFQNFVLDNTDHKGVHFLMADGGFSVEGQENLQEILSKQLMLCQFLTALSIVRTGGHFVCKTFDLFTPFSVGLVYLLYCCFERICIFKPVTSRPANSERYVVCKGLKSGIEDVRSYLFTVNIRLNQLRNSDVDVNLIVPLKVIKDNQDFYNYIVQSNENHCKVQIKALAKIRAFVQDTTLVEPRQAEIRKECLQLWGIPDQARVAPSSSDPKSKFFELIQGTDIDTFSYKPTLLNSSTLEKIRQVLDFRCMVSGSEQKFLLGLGKSQIYTWGGRQSDRWTKLDLKTELPRDTLLSVEIVHELKGEGKAQRKISAIHILDALVLNGNDVRTQHFNQRIRLAEKFVKAVSKPSRPDMNPIRVKEVYRLEEMDKIFVRLEMKVIKSSGGMPRLSYTGRDDRHFVPTGLYIVRTMNDPWTMAYSKNFKKKFFFNKMTNVATYNLLPEAIAPFHICHYSRLFWEWGEGVKVHDSQKRQDPEKLSKETVLSFIQAHYP, encoded by the exons ATGTTTGCCAAGTGTGATattcttttctcatttcaggCCAACATGAAGAGAAGGACAGAACCTGAATTTAGCAGcccccaaaaaaagcagaagaaaagggtGGAAGACATGGGATTAACCCTCAGTTCTACTTCAGATGATGAAAATCAATTTAGTAATCATACTACTCAAG agtCTTCCAGTAGCACCAGTGGGTCTGACAGTGAGAGCGATGAAAAAAGACCAGTCTTCAGCAATGAGTTCAAACAAGACTCCCTTGTGGAGGGTACTTCATCTCGCTATTCGATGTATAACAGTGTCTCCCAAAAGCTTATG GCCAAGATGGGCTTCCGGGAAGGAGAAGGTCTGGGAAAATATGGCCAAGGCAGGAAGGATATTGTTGAGGCCTCCAAccagaagggaaggagaggctTTGGTCTGACCCTCAAAGGGTTTGATGGGGAGCTCAATATTGATTGGCAGGATGAGCCAGAG CCTAGTGCCTACGAAAAGGTGGACTGGTGCCCTGAGTGTACCACGGAGATCCCAGATGCCCAGGAGCTGAAGGAGTGGATGACTGTGGGGAAG AGGAAGCTGGTAATTGAAGATGAAACCGAGTTCTGTAATGAAGAACTTTTACATAATGTCCTGCAGTGCAAG AGTGTATTTGATGAGCTGGATGGAGAAGAAATGCGTCGAGCCCGAACAAGGTCTAACCCCTATGAGATGATCCGTGGAGCTTTCTTTCTGAACAG GGCTGCAATGAAGATGGCAAATATGGACCATGTCTTTGACTACATGTTCACAAACCCTAAGGACTGCCATGGG GTGCCTTTGATAAAGGAGTATGATGCAGAGCTGCTCTACTTTGCTGATGTGTGTGCTGGTCCCGGAGGCTTCTCTGAATATGTCTTGTGGAGGCGGAAGTGGCATGCGAAAGGATTTGGCATGACCTTGAAAGGACCAAATGATTTTAAACTGGAGGACTTCTATTCTGCTTCCAGTGAGCTCTTTGAACCTTACTATG gcGAGGGTGGGATTGATGGAGACGGAGACATCACTCGATCAGAGAACATTACTGCTTTCCAGAATTTTGTTTTGGACAATACTGATCACAAGGGAGTGCATTTCTTAATGGCAGATGGG GGTTTCTCAGTGGAGGGTCAAGAGAATCTGCAAGAGATCCTAAGCAAACAACTCATGCTTTGCCAGTTCCTTACAGCGCTGTCCATTGTCCGGACAG gaggaCATTTTGTCTGCAAAACCTTTGACCTGTTTACTCCATTCAGTGTGGGTCTTGTTTATCTGCTGTATTGCTGCTTTGAGAGAATTTGCATCTTTAAACCTGTGACAAGCCGCCCTGCTAACTCGGAGAG gtACGTGGTGTGCAAAGGCCTGAAGTCAGGGATTGAAGATGTGCGGAGTTACCTCTTCACAGTGAACATCAGACTCAACCAACTGCGCAATTCTGACGTGGATGTGAATCTTATTGTTCCACTGAAAGTGATCAAAGACAACCAGGATTTCTACAATTACATTGTCCAATCCAATGAGAA cCACTGCAAAGTTCAGATAAAGGCACTAGCCAAAATTCGTGCCTTTGTTCAGGACAC AACGCTGGTTGAGCCAAGGCAGGCTGAAATCCGCAAGGAGTGTCTCCAACTATGGGGG aTTCCTGATCAGGCTCGTGTTGCTCCTTCATCTTCAGATCCCAAGTCCAAGTTCTTTGAGCTGATTCAG GGCACAGACATTGATACCTTCAGTTACAAACCCACTCTTCTGAATTCCAGCACCCTGGAGAAAATTCGCCAAGTGTTAGATTTCCGGTGTATGGTGTCTGGAAGTGAGCAGAAGTTCCTCTTGGGGTTAGGG AAATCACAGATCTACACTTGGGGTGGTCGCCAGTCAGACCGCTGGACAAAGCTGGATTTGAAAACTGAGCTGCCACGAGATACTCTTCTCTCTGTGGAGATTGTTCATGAGCTGAAAGGAGAG GGGAAAGCCCAGCGAAAAATCAGTGCCATCCACATCCTTGATGCCTTGGTGCTGAATGGCAATGATGTTCGAACCCAGCATTTCAACCAGAG GATTCGGCTGGCGGAGAAGTTTGTCAAAGCTGTTTCGAAACCCAGCCGGCCAGACATGAACCCCATCCG AGTGAAGGAAGTATACAGATTGGAAGAAATGGACAAGATCTTTGTGAG GTTAGAGATGAAAGTCATCAAGAGTTCAGGGGGAATGCCCCGGCTGTCCTACACTGGCCGAGATGACCGGCACTTTGTGCCCACAGGACTCTACATCGTACGGACTATGAATG ATCCCTGGACAATGGCATACAGCAAAAACttcaagaagaaattcttcttcaaCAAAATGACCAATGTAGCAACATACAACCTCCTTCCTGAAGCCATTGCACCCTTTCA